In Candidatus Brocadiaceae bacterium, one DNA window encodes the following:
- a CDS encoding HAD family hydrolase produces MNEPHRPERPDSVRVLPGTSIEILRQRRPAQPPCEVLFDFDGTLSLIREGWPDVMVPMMVEILQATGTDETPEALEQVCRTFVMDLCGKQTIYQMIRLAEEVKARRGTPQDPFAYKQLYHERLMDRIRHRREALSSGRARPEEMLVPGSVELLDALRERDVRLYLASGTDQEYVDEEARLLGMDAYFGPHVYGAQRDYKRFSKQAVIDRILSDNRVDGSRLLGFGDGYVEIENVRSVGGLAVGVASDEAGRSGRPDPWKRERLIGVGADIIVPDFGDWRPLIDYIWGA; encoded by the coding sequence ATGAACGAACCACACCGCCCCGAGCGGCCCGACTCCGTCCGCGTGCTCCCCGGCACGTCCATCGAGATCCTCCGCCAACGCCGCCCGGCACAGCCCCCCTGCGAGGTCCTGTTCGACTTCGACGGCACCCTGAGCCTCATCCGCGAGGGCTGGCCGGACGTGATGGTGCCCATGATGGTCGAGATCCTGCAGGCCACCGGCACGGACGAGACGCCGGAGGCCCTCGAACAGGTCTGCCGCACGTTCGTCATGGACCTGTGCGGCAAGCAGACGATCTACCAGATGATCCGCCTCGCCGAAGAGGTCAAGGCCCGCCGAGGGACGCCTCAGGACCCCTTCGCCTACAAGCAACTCTACCATGAGCGCCTGATGGACCGCATCCGCCACCGCCGCGAGGCGCTCTCCTCGGGCCGCGCACGCCCCGAGGAGATGCTCGTGCCGGGCTCCGTCGAGCTGCTCGATGCGCTCCGTGAACGTGACGTCCGCCTCTACCTCGCCAGCGGCACGGACCAGGAATACGTCGACGAGGAGGCGCGCCTGCTCGGCATGGATGCCTACTTCGGCCCGCACGTCTACGGCGCCCAGCGGGACTACAAACGGTTCTCCAAGCAGGCGGTCATCGACCGCATCCTGAGCGACAACCGGGTCGACGGCTCGCGCCTGCTCGGGTTCGGCGACGGCTATGTCGAGATCGAAAACGTCCGGTCCGTCGGCGGCCTGGCCGTCGGTGTGGCCAGCGACGAGGCCGGCCGCAGCGGGCGGCCCGACCCCTGGAAGCGCGAACGCCTGATCGGCGTCGGCGCCGACATCATCGTGCCCGACTTCGGCGACTGGCGCCCGCTGATCGACTACATCTGGGGCGCCTGA
- a CDS encoding carbohydrate kinase: MTQDRLRELTDRFPSLRIAVIGDFFLDKYLDCDPRIAEKSVESGRTAHQVMRVRHSPGAAGTVVQNLAALDAGALHAVGFTGDDGEACDLRKDLHALGCSTDLLLTAPDRMTMQYLKPRNLTDATLAGEHERYDTKNRTATPAELEDRIIAAFDRALARADAVIVADQVEADDCGAVTARVRAALSERARAHPGVVFFADSRTHIGRFRGLIIKPNQFEVAGVAQPLPGMEVDADTLRAGLRRLRDEVGAPVIATRGEKGAIVTDPEPTVVPGVRVDGPTDTTGAGDSMTAGCVLALAAGASLPEAALVGCLVASITIQQLATTGTARRDELPDRLGLWLTQQQEAQP, translated from the coding sequence ATGACCCAGGACCGACTGCGCGAGCTGACCGACCGTTTCCCCTCCCTCCGCATCGCCGTGATCGGGGACTTCTTCCTGGACAAGTACCTCGACTGCGATCCCCGCATCGCCGAGAAGAGCGTCGAGTCCGGCCGCACCGCCCACCAGGTCATGCGCGTGCGCCACAGCCCCGGAGCCGCAGGCACCGTGGTGCAGAACCTCGCCGCGCTGGATGCCGGGGCCCTGCACGCCGTCGGATTCACCGGCGACGACGGCGAAGCCTGCGACCTGCGCAAGGACCTGCACGCGCTCGGCTGCTCGACCGACCTGCTCCTGACCGCGCCCGACCGCATGACCATGCAGTACCTCAAGCCCCGCAACCTGACCGATGCCACACTCGCGGGCGAGCACGAACGCTACGACACAAAGAACCGCACGGCCACCCCGGCCGAACTGGAGGACCGCATCATCGCCGCGTTCGACCGGGCACTCGCCCGGGCCGACGCCGTCATCGTGGCCGACCAGGTGGAGGCCGACGACTGCGGCGCCGTCACCGCGCGAGTGCGCGCAGCACTCAGCGAGAGGGCACGCGCGCACCCCGGCGTGGTCTTCTTCGCCGACAGCCGCACGCACATCGGCCGGTTCCGCGGCCTCATCATCAAGCCGAATCAGTTCGAAGTCGCCGGCGTGGCCCAACCCCTGCCCGGCATGGAAGTCGACGCCGACACGCTGCGCGCCGGGCTCCGGCGGCTGCGCGACGAGGTGGGCGCCCCCGTGATCGCCACACGCGGCGAGAAGGGCGCCATCGTCACCGACCCCGAGCCGACCGTCGTGCCCGGCGTGCGCGTGGACGGGCCGACCGACACCACCGGGGCCGGCGACAGCATGACGGCCGGCTGCGTGCTGGCGCTGGCCGCCGGCGCCTCCCTGCCGGAGGCCGCCCTGGTCGGCTGCCTGGTCGCCTCGATCACCATACAGCAACTGGCCACCACCGGCACGGCCCGGCGCGACGAACTGCCCGACCGCCTGGGACTCTGGCTGACGCAGCAACAGGAGGCACAGCCGTGA
- a CDS encoding SIS domain-containing protein, whose translation MPRLDTGAIHRAIDAMRRARDAGRTIYSCGNGGSASIASQMVVDIVKGASYGRQKRMKMMALTDSIATITALANDVDYESVFVEPLRNFAAKGDVLIAISGSGNSANVLRAVEYANGAGVTTVGLTTSTGGRLKDMVEVPLLVPTDHMGHLEDAFFVLTHILVYAFIERAC comes from the coding sequence CTGCCCCGCCTGGACACCGGCGCCATCCATCGTGCAATCGACGCCATGCGGCGGGCGCGCGATGCCGGCCGCACCATCTATAGCTGCGGCAACGGCGGCAGCGCCAGCATCGCCTCGCAGATGGTGGTCGACATCGTCAAGGGGGCGTCCTATGGCCGCCAGAAGCGCATGAAGATGATGGCGCTCACGGACAGCATCGCCACCATCACGGCCCTGGCGAACGACGTGGACTACGAATCGGTCTTCGTCGAACCGCTCAGGAACTTCGCCGCCAAGGGCGACGTGCTGATCGCCATCAGCGGCAGCGGCAACAGCGCCAACGTGCTGCGCGCGGTCGAGTACGCCAACGGGGCGGGCGTCACCACGGTGGGCCTGACCACGTCGACTGGCGGCCGGCTCAAGGACATGGTCGAGGTCCCCCTGCTCGTCCCCACCGACCACATGGGGCACCTGGAGGATGCCTTCTTCGTCCTCACGCACATCCTCGTCTACGCCTTCATTGAACGCGCCTGCTGA